The Rothia sp. SD9660Na DNA segment TCGCTGCTCCTCGGCGCGCGGGCAGACACGCACCGGCTAAATGTGAGAAACTGGTTAACTGATTTCTACCGTCAGAGACCCGGTAGGCTCCCATGAGCTTTCTGAGAGTCGTGAAAGGACCCAACACACGTGTCACCCTTGGCGACCAACCCGCCCAAACCGGCGGCCACTGACCCTTCCGTTATCCGTAACTTCTGCATTATCGCGCATATTGACCACGGTAAGTCCACCCTGGCGGACCGCATGCTGCAGGCCACCGGCGTGGTTACTCCGCGCGAGATGAAGGCCCAGTATCTTGACCGTATGGATATCGAGCGTGAGCGCGGTATCACTATTAAGTCCCAGGCTGTTCGTATGCCCTGGGAGGTGGGTGGTATCAACTATGCCCTGAATATGATTGACACCCCCGGTCACGTGGACTTCACCTACGAGGTCTCCCGTTCTCTGGCTGCCTGTGAGGGTGCACTGCTGCTGGTGGATGCTGCTCAGGGTATTGAGGCTCAGACTCTGGCTAACCTCTACCTGGCTATGGAAAATGACCTGACCATTATTCCGGTGCTCAACAAGATTGACCTTCCGGCAGCCCAGCCCGATAAGTATGCCGAGGAACTGGCTAACCTGATTGGCGTTGAGCCTGAAGATGTGCTGCGGGTTTCGGGTAAGACCGGTGAGGGTGTACCCGAGCTGCTGGACCGCATCGTTGAGCTTCTGCCCGCGCCCGAGGGTCAGGCTGATGCCCCCGCCCGCGCCATGATTTTTGACTCTGTCTACGACTCCTACCGCGGTGTGGTCACCTACGTTCGTGTGGTGGACGGCAAGCTGGAACCCCGCCAGAAGATCAAAATGATGTCTACCGGTGCCGAGCATGACCTGCTGGAAATCGGTGTGATTTCTCCCGAGCCCAAGCCGACCGACGGCCTGGGCGTGGGCGAGGTGGGCTACCTGATTACCGGTGTGAAGGACGTCCGCCTGTCTCGCGTGGGTGATACCGTCACCGGTGCCCACAAGCCTGCTGCAGAAGAGTTAGGTGGCTACGAGGACCCCAAGCCCATGGTTTTCTCGGGCCTCTTCCCGATTGACGGCTCTGACTACCCGGCCCTGCGTGACGCCCTCGATAAGTTGCAGCTCAACGACGCCGCCCTGATTTACGAGCCTGAGACCTCTGCGGCTCTGGGCTTCGGTTTCCGCTGTGGCTTCCTGGGTCTGCTCCACCTTGAAATTGTGCGTGAGCGCCTGGAACGCGAGTTCAACCTCGATTTGATTTCTACTGCCCCCAACGTTATCTACGATGTGGTGGCTGAGGACGGCACCACCCAGCGCGTGACCAACCCCTCCGAGTTCCCCGAGGGTAAGGTCGCAACCATTCGCGAACCGATGGTAGCCTGCACCATCATTGCCCCGAACGAGTTTGTGGGCGCGATTATGGAACTGTGCCAGTCCCGCCGCGGCACCATGGGTGGCATGGACTACCTCTCCCAGGATCGCGTGGAGCTGCGCTACCGTCTGCCCCTGGCCGAAATTGTCTTTGACTTCTTTGACCAGCTCAAGTCCAAAACCCGCGGTTACGCCTCGCTGGACTGGAAGTTTGACGGTGAGGAAGAGGCCGACCTGGTCAAGGTCGATATTCTGCTGCAGGGCGAGAAGGTTGACGCTTTCTCGGCCATTACCCACCGTGATAAGGCCTACTCCTATGGCGTGATGATGACCGGCAAGCTGCGCGAGCTGATCCCTCGCCAGCAGTTTGAGGTGCCGATTCAGGCTGCTATTGGCTCTCGCATTATTGCCCGTGAGAATATCCGCGCTATGCGTAAGGACGTTCTGTCTAAGTGCTATGGTGGCGATATTTCGCGTAAGCGTAAGCTGCTGGAGAAGCAGAAGGAAGGTAAGAAGCGTATGAAGATGGTGGGCCGTGTTGAGGTTCCCCAGGAAGCCTTCATCGCTGCCCTGTCTTCCGGTGAAGAAGGTAAGGACAAGGGCAAGAAGTAATGCCGGCCCAGCCTCTGGGCGCTCCGGCTCCCTTGGACGGCAGAATCCCCGCTGATTCTGCCGTCCTCGGCGTTGAGCGCGATTTTTCTCTCTACGTGCACGTGCCCTTTTGTTCGGTGCGGTGCGGTTATTGTGATTTCAATACCTATGCCACCGAGGATTTCGGCAATGGCGTAGGCTTGGGCACCTATGCCGAGGACGCCATCGCCGAGTTGCGCTTTGCCCGGCAGGTTTTGCGCGAGTCGGGTGTAGCTGACCGTCCGCTCTACTCGGTCTTTTTTGGTGGGGGTACACCCACCAAGCTGCCCGCAGCTGACCTTGTGAGGATTCTGCGCGAAGCGGTTGAGCTGTTTGGTGTAGAAGAGGGTGCTGAAGTAACCACCGAGGCTAACCCTGACTCGGTGACCCGCGAGGACCTTGAGACTCTGAAGGCCGGTGGCTTTACCCGGGTGTCCTTCGGTATGCAGTCAGTAGTCCCAGAGGTGCTTCAGGTGCTCGACCGTACCCACACTCCGGCGAATGTTCCCAAGGTGGTCTCCTGGGCTAAGGAGGTTGGGCTTCAGGTGTCGGTTGACCTAATTTACGGGTCGCCAGGGGAGAGCCTAGCGCAGTGGGAGCAGTCAGTGCGGGCTGCGGTGTCGTATGCCCCCGACCATATCTCTGCCTATTCGCTCATCGTTGAAGAGGGTACCAAGCTGGCTGCCCAGATTCGGCGGGGCGATTACACCATGCCCGACGAGGACCTGATGGCGGATATGTACCTGCTGGCTGAACAGATCTTCAATGAGGCTGGCTACCACTGGTATGAGGTGTCGAACTATGCCAAGTCACCGGAGTATCGTTCCCGCCATAACTATGCCTACTGGCGTAACCAGGACTGGTGGGGCATTGGCCCCGGCGCCCACTCGCATGTGAACGGCACCCGCTGGTGGAACGTCAAGCACCCGGTCCCCTATGCCAGCCGAGTCCGTGCTGGTCAAAGTCCGGCTGCTGCCCGCGAGGTTTTGGGGGAGCAGACCCGTAGGTTTGAGGACATCATGCTACAGGTTAGGGTTATTGACGGCCTAGAGACTTCCCGCCTGTTGGAGGGTGGCGATGCTGCCCGAATCGAGGCGTCACTGAATTGGCTTCAGGGGCAGGGTTTGATTGACCCCGAGGCTAGAGCGGGCGGACGCGTGCAGCTCACCCTCCAGGGGCGCCTGCTAGGCGACGCGGTGACCAGGGAGCTCCTCCCCGATATCGACAGCTAACTACGTTTGACCTGCCAGGGGAAACGAAGGGGGCGGTCTGACTCAGCTGAGTCAGACCGCCCCCTTCATGTTCTAGCGGCCCGGGTGCCTACTTACCGCGGCGAGTGAGCTTGCTGAAAAGACGGGTATTGCCCTTGTACTGGTAGGGGTTGCCGTGGGTTACCTTCACACCGGCAATCAGAGCTGAGATAGCCAAGTAGGTCCAGGCCAGGGCAGCGATGAGGCCGAAGAGCCAGCCAA contains these protein-coding regions:
- the lepA gene encoding translation elongation factor 4; translation: MSPLATNPPKPAATDPSVIRNFCIIAHIDHGKSTLADRMLQATGVVTPREMKAQYLDRMDIERERGITIKSQAVRMPWEVGGINYALNMIDTPGHVDFTYEVSRSLAACEGALLLVDAAQGIEAQTLANLYLAMENDLTIIPVLNKIDLPAAQPDKYAEELANLIGVEPEDVLRVSGKTGEGVPELLDRIVELLPAPEGQADAPARAMIFDSVYDSYRGVVTYVRVVDGKLEPRQKIKMMSTGAEHDLLEIGVISPEPKPTDGLGVGEVGYLITGVKDVRLSRVGDTVTGAHKPAAEELGGYEDPKPMVFSGLFPIDGSDYPALRDALDKLQLNDAALIYEPETSAALGFGFRCGFLGLLHLEIVRERLEREFNLDLISTAPNVIYDVVAEDGTTQRVTNPSEFPEGKVATIREPMVACTIIAPNEFVGAIMELCQSRRGTMGGMDYLSQDRVELRYRLPLAEIVFDFFDQLKSKTRGYASLDWKFDGEEEADLVKVDILLQGEKVDAFSAITHRDKAYSYGVMMTGKLRELIPRQQFEVPIQAAIGSRIIARENIRAMRKDVLSKCYGGDISRKRKLLEKQKEGKKRMKMVGRVEVPQEAFIAALSSGEEGKDKGKK
- the hemW gene encoding radical SAM family heme chaperone HemW yields the protein MPAQPLGAPAPLDGRIPADSAVLGVERDFSLYVHVPFCSVRCGYCDFNTYATEDFGNGVGLGTYAEDAIAELRFARQVLRESGVADRPLYSVFFGGGTPTKLPAADLVRILREAVELFGVEEGAEVTTEANPDSVTREDLETLKAGGFTRVSFGMQSVVPEVLQVLDRTHTPANVPKVVSWAKEVGLQVSVDLIYGSPGESLAQWEQSVRAAVSYAPDHISAYSLIVEEGTKLAAQIRRGDYTMPDEDLMADMYLLAEQIFNEAGYHWYEVSNYAKSPEYRSRHNYAYWRNQDWWGIGPGAHSHVNGTRWWNVKHPVPYASRVRAGQSPAAAREVLGEQTRRFEDIMLQVRVIDGLETSRLLEGGDAARIEASLNWLQGQGLIDPEARAGGRVQLTLQGRLLGDAVTRELLPDIDS